One window of the Methanocaldococcus vulcanius M7 genome contains the following:
- a CDS encoding transketolase produces MTNNLEIKDLEKIAKKVRYKIVKMVGLAKSGHPGGSLSATDIIVALYFKIMNYSPDDPYKKDRDRFVLSKGHAAPALYAVLSELGIIEEEELWKLRRLEGKLQGHPSIDTPGVEICTGSLGQGFSASVGIALGCRLDKLNNYVYVLLGDGECQEGIVWEAAMAAAHYKLDNLIAFIDRNKLQIDGHTEDVMSLGDIKAKFEAFGWDVFEIDGHNFEEIINTVEKAKSMKNGKPKMIITYTVKGKGVSFMENNVAFHGKAPNEEQLKQALEELKYE; encoded by the coding sequence ATGACCAATAACTTAGAAATTAAGGATTTGGAAAAAATAGCAAAAAAAGTAAGGTATAAAATTGTCAAAATGGTTGGTTTAGCAAAATCAGGACATCCCGGTGGAAGTTTATCTGCAACTGATATTATTGTGGCTTTATATTTCAAAATAATGAACTACTCTCCAGATGATCCATATAAAAAAGATAGAGACAGGTTTGTTTTGAGTAAAGGACATGCAGCTCCTGCATTATACGCTGTCTTGTCTGAATTGGGAATTATAGAAGAGGAAGAGTTATGGAAATTGAGAAGATTAGAAGGGAAGTTACAAGGACATCCTTCAATAGACACGCCAGGAGTTGAGATCTGCACTGGCTCATTGGGGCAAGGATTTTCAGCAAGTGTTGGAATTGCCTTGGGATGTAGGTTAGATAAGTTAAACAACTACGTTTATGTTTTGTTGGGAGATGGAGAATGTCAAGAAGGTATAGTTTGGGAAGCGGCAATGGCAGCAGCCCACTATAAATTAGATAACTTAATTGCGTTTATTGATAGAAATAAACTGCAAATAGATGGACATACAGAGGATGTTATGAGTTTGGGAGATATAAAAGCTAAATTTGAGGCATTTGGATGGGATGTTTTTGAAATAGATGGGCATAATTTTGAAGAGATTATAAATACTGTTGAAAAAGCCAAGAGCATGAAAAATGGTAAGCCAAAAATGATCATTACCTATACAGTTAAAGGTAAGGGAGTTTCATTCATGGAGAATAATGTGGCATTCCATGGAAAGGCTCCAAATGAAGAGCAGTTAAAACAAGCATTAGAGGAGTTAAAATATGAATAA
- a CDS encoding RtcB family protein codes for MKDRLKKVSDVVWELPKDYKDCMRVPGRIYLNEILLDELEPEVLEQIANVACLPGIYKYSIAMPDVHYGYGFCLHPNARVLTEHGFYYRIKDYEGLKDEKVDIFNTEDKKIEASEVKKFFKLKPYCKIYKVRTKLGYETIATEDHPFYTPNGMVELKNLKVNDRVAIYPYEGVEYEEPTDDIIIDENDIIKCMDELNLSKKSKEIILRKLKERSLIPLTYNHKKLPYLLKIMGFIFGDGSINFIGKRGDGIIHFSSKHREDLERIREDIKKIGYTPSRVYKRENSCHFFYVNSSSLVVLLHALGVPLGNKTLKKYNFPEWVFNCKLWQKRLFLSSLFGAELRKPYLRKDRKALFTFPTLEIFKNIKIKEDALRFLENIAKLLNEFGVEATITKRNSTHKRTDGIGTVRYVLTIIGTSKNLINLWAKIGYEYNRERQELGCYAVAFLKYREKEINRRKALVEKVKELFNEGKKPSEIIRLLNINKEDERFVKDIWNKLKNGKEIKEIRVPSNFPSYEEFIKERKIGDGLIWDEIESIDEVDDIDEVYDFTINHKDHNFIADSFLVSNCIGGVAAFDQREGVISPGGVGFDVNCGVRLIKTNLTKEEVQPKIKELIKTLFKNVPSGLGSKGILKFSKGVMDDVLEEGVRWAVKEGYGWKEDLEFIEENGCMEDADASYVSDKAKERGRVQLGSLGSGNHFLEVQYVEKVFDEEAAEIYGIEENQVVVLVHTGSRGLGHQICTDYLRIMEKAAKNYGIKLPDRQLACAPFESEEGQSYFKAMCCGANYAWANRQMITHWVRESFEEVFKIHAEDLEMSIVYDVAHNIAKKEEHTIDGRKVKVIVHRKGATRAFPPKHPQIPKEYKDVGQPVIIPGDMGTASYLMRGTEIAMKETFGSTAHGAGRKLSRAKALKLWKGKEIQKRLAEMGIIAMSDSKAVMAEEAPEAYKSVDLVADTCHRAGISLKVARMRPLGVIKG; via the coding sequence ATGAAAGATAGATTAAAAAAGGTCTCTGATGTTGTCTGGGAATTACCTAAAGATTATAAAGATTGCATGAGAGTTCCGGGAAGGATATACTTAAATGAAATCCTATTGGATGAGTTAGAACCAGAGGTTTTGGAGCAAATAGCGAACGTTGCATGCTTGCCGGGAATTTATAAGTATTCCATAGCTATGCCTGATGTGCATTACGGCTATGGCTTTTGTCTCCACCCAAATGCAAGGGTTTTAACTGAACACGGCTTTTATTATAGAATAAAAGATTATGAGGGTTTAAAAGATGAAAAAGTGGATATATTTAACACAGAAGATAAGAAAATAGAAGCAAGTGAAGTTAAAAAGTTCTTTAAATTAAAGCCATACTGCAAAATCTATAAAGTTAGAACAAAACTTGGATATGAAACGATAGCAACAGAAGATCATCCATTTTATACACCAAACGGAATGGTTGAGCTTAAAAACTTAAAAGTAAATGATAGAGTCGCTATCTATCCTTATGAAGGAGTTGAATATGAAGAGCCAACAGATGATATAATAATAGATGAAAATGATATAATTAAATGTATGGATGAGTTGAATCTAAGCAAAAAGAGTAAAGAAATCATCTTAAGAAAACTAAAAGAAAGAAGTTTGATTCCATTAACATACAATCATAAAAAACTACCTTACTTGTTAAAAATTATGGGATTTATCTTTGGAGATGGTTCAATTAACTTTATTGGAAAAAGAGGAGATGGTATTATACACTTTTCCTCAAAACATAGAGAAGATTTAGAGAGGATTAGGGAAGACATTAAAAAGATTGGTTATACTCCTTCAAGAGTTTATAAAAGGGAAAATAGCTGCCACTTCTTCTATGTAAATTCATCAAGTTTAGTTGTCTTACTGCATGCATTGGGTGTTCCACTTGGAAACAAGACGTTAAAGAAGTATAACTTCCCAGAATGGGTATTTAACTGTAAATTATGGCAGAAAAGATTGTTCTTATCATCACTATTTGGAGCTGAGCTAAGAAAACCATATCTAAGAAAGGATAGAAAGGCATTATTTACATTCCCAACATTAGAGATATTTAAAAATATAAAGATTAAAGAAGATGCATTAAGATTTTTGGAAAATATTGCTAAACTACTAAATGAATTTGGTGTAGAGGCAACAATTACAAAAAGAAACTCAACTCACAAAAGAACTGATGGAATTGGGACAGTTAGATATGTTTTAACAATAATTGGCACATCTAAGAACTTAATAAACTTATGGGCAAAGATTGGTTATGAATACAACAGAGAGAGGCAAGAACTCGGATGCTATGCAGTGGCATTTTTAAAGTATAGGGAAAAAGAGATAAATAGAAGAAAAGCACTTGTTGAAAAGGTAAAAGAGTTGTTTAATGAGGGTAAAAAACCATCAGAGATTATAAGATTGCTAAATATAAACAAAGAAGATGAAAGATTCGTTAAAGATATTTGGAATAAGTTAAAGAATGGAAAAGAAATTAAAGAAATAAGAGTCCCTTCAAACTTCCCAAGCTATGAAGAATTTATCAAAGAAAGAAAAATTGGAGATGGATTAATTTGGGATGAAATTGAAAGTATAGATGAAGTTGATGATATAGATGAGGTTTATGATTTTACAATAAATCACAAAGACCACAACTTTATAGCAGATAGCTTTTTAGTTTCAAACTGTATCGGAGGAGTAGCGGCTTTTGACCAGAGAGAGGGAGTTATAAGCCCTGGAGGTGTGGGTTTTGACGTGAATTGCGGAGTTCGGCTCATAAAAACAAATTTAACAAAAGAAGAAGTCCAACCAAAGATAAAAGAGCTTATAAAAACCTTATTCAAAAATGTCCCTTCTGGTTTGGGAAGTAAAGGAATTTTAAAGTTCAGCAAGGGAGTTATGGATGATGTGTTAGAAGAAGGAGTTAGATGGGCAGTTAAAGAGGGCTATGGATGGAAGGAGGACTTGGAGTTTATTGAAGAAAATGGATGTATGGAGGATGCAGACGCTTCCTATGTCTCAGATAAAGCAAAAGAGAGGGGAAGAGTTCAACTTGGTAGCTTGGGAAGTGGAAACCACTTCTTAGAAGTGCAGTATGTTGAAAAGGTATTTGATGAGGAAGCTGCTGAAATATATGGAATAGAGGAGAATCAAGTTGTTGTTTTAGTGCATACCGGTTCAAGAGGTTTAGGACATCAAATCTGCACCGACTATTTAAGAATTATGGAAAAAGCAGCTAAGAATTATGGAATAAAATTGCCAGATAGACAATTAGCATGTGCTCCATTTGAATCAGAGGAGGGGCAGAGTTACTTCAAGGCAATGTGTTGTGGAGCAAACTATGCATGGGCAAATAGACAGATGATTACACACTGGGTTAGAGAGAGTTTTGAAGAAGTGTTTAAAATACATGCTGAGGATTTAGAGATGAGTATTGTCTATGATGTAGCCCATAACATAGCTAAGAAAGAGGAACACACAATAGATGGAAGAAAGGTAAAAGTTATAGTTCATAGGAAGGGAGCTACAAGGGCATTTCCACCAAAACATCCACAAATACCAAAAGAATATAAAGATGTTGGACAGCCAGTTATCATTCCCGGGGATATGGGAACTGCCTCATATTTAATGAGAGGGACAGAGATTGCTATGAAAGAGACGTTTGGTTCAACTGCTCATGGAGCAGGAAGAAAGCTAAGTAGGGCTAAGGCATTAAAATTATGGAAGGGTAAAGAGATACAGAAAAGATTGGCAGAGATGGGAATTATAGCAATGAGTGATTCGAAGGCAGTTATGGCAGAGGAAGCACCAGAAGCATATAAGAGTGTTGATTTAGTTGCAGATACATGCCATAGAGCTGGAATATCATTAAAAGTTGCAAGGATGAGACCATTAGGAGTTATTAAAGGTTAA
- a CDS encoding nucleotidyltransferase domain-containing protein yields the protein MRVRIRDFIETTEGLYFAVNTYSHPKDRFFAFLRYVPYEFIDFKIPMNNIREINGKKYVKIADTSLAYKFLEKKFPKYLFYDEINNVLMHAIPKEDVKQILKPKERLNEIINEDQDLNELEKKCRKLAITLEEYGVSLKNMGVSGSLLLKLNNENSDIDFVIYGKENHKKARESLKQAFEDRKLSPLSEDFWKIAYQKRIKDGTLTYKEFIYYEKRKYNRGLVEGTMFDLLFTREWDEINEEYGNKKYKNLGFIEIEGKILNDDYAFDNPATYRVECYTNSEIKEIVSFTHTYAGQCFKGEEFIARGKLEEVIEGNNRYLRLVVGTTREAFNEFIKLKKL from the coding sequence ATGAGAGTTAGGATTAGGGACTTTATAGAAACAACAGAAGGATTATATTTTGCCGTAAACACCTATTCTCATCCAAAAGACAGATTTTTCGCTTTTTTAAGATATGTTCCTTATGAATTTATCGACTTTAAAATTCCAATGAATAACATTAGAGAGATTAATGGTAAAAAATACGTGAAAATTGCGGACACTTCCCTCGCATATAAATTCTTAGAAAAAAAATTCCCAAAATATCTATTTTACGATGAAATAAACAATGTATTAATGCATGCCATTCCAAAAGAAGATGTTAAACAAATTTTAAAGCCAAAAGAACGTTTAAACGAAATTATCAATGAAGATCAAGATCTTAACGAATTAGAAAAAAAATGTAGAAAACTGGCTATAACGCTTGAAGAGTATGGAGTTTCACTTAAAAATATGGGAGTTAGTGGATCTCTCCTCCTGAAACTTAACAATGAAAACTCAGATATTGATTTTGTCATCTATGGAAAAGAAAACCATAAAAAAGCAAGAGAATCACTAAAACAAGCGTTTGAAGATAGAAAATTATCCCCCCTCTCAGAAGATTTCTGGAAAATCGCATATCAAAAAAGAATCAAAGATGGAACACTAACCTATAAAGAATTTATATATTATGAGAAGAGGAAATACAATAGAGGGCTTGTAGAAGGAACTATGTTTGATCTACTGTTTACAAGAGAATGGGACGAAATTAACGAAGAATATGGGAATAAAAAATATAAAAACTTAGGTTTTATTGAAATAGAAGGAAAAATTCTAAACGATGATTATGCCTTTGATAACCCAGCCACTTACAGGGTAGAGTGCTATACAAACTCTGAAATAAAAGAAATAGTTTCATTTACACATACTTACGCTGGACAATGTTTCAAAGGAGAGGAATTCATTGCGAGAGGTAAATTAGAAGAAGTTATAGAAGGAAATAATAGATATTTAAGATTAGTTGTAGGAACAACGAGAGAGGCATTTAACGAATTTATAAAATTAAAAAAACTCTGA
- a CDS encoding NYN domain-containing protein, whose amino-acid sequence MCKNTNILKIMLGLVKYVDVDEIEDLPKVRVKNIEEFLEAHKILGKHVICRYRDNNECIFFFVDNGVIFYIPSEGFKTLEDMVEAKSLGLNAKEYYEYLHFGDIEEYKKYKNSGFESIEEYKKAKELGFIGGLKKLEKEGIAKKIDDKYIIEYLYYGILEEHIFSRDVDLYKFAMSKGFKNFEELANALKLGFGDANEYRDAIKRGFKDAYEYNDALSRGFKTAEEYRIARAVGVSSKKELEEYLKLKKICENFRLETFEEGYLLKILTNLNIDEEITLNKLYNTLKEKERLMKIKKDMLNKLSNSTSPPWYSTKFTTTDDLENYLENSEIISYLGEYLKEKKVFKRIYPPKPSRRMVIIDAISVLNNPHNISEQAISNLIKKIKNAGFKNIIVVMDTATYYKIKEKEICKILLKECEMKVLNSKNDAYRLIIEYIKNFGALVISNASFKDYIMETSDHDLPYKDIKNYIIPFIIENGEINLDIELLRKLYTEVVTKRIEKIKSNVVA is encoded by the coding sequence ATGTGTAAAAATACAAATATTTTAAAAATTATGCTTGGTTTGGTAAAGTATGTTGATGTAGATGAGATAGAAGACCTTCCAAAAGTTAGAGTTAAAAATATAGAAGAATTTTTAGAAGCACATAAAATATTGGGAAAACATGTAATTTGCAGATATAGAGATAATAATGAATGTATCTTCTTTTTTGTAGACAATGGGGTGATATTTTACATACCCTCAGAAGGATTTAAAACATTGGAGGACATGGTAGAGGCAAAATCATTGGGATTGAATGCAAAGGAATATTATGAATATCTTCACTTTGGAGATATTGAAGAGTATAAAAAGTATAAAAACTCTGGATTTGAGTCAATAGAGGAATATAAAAAAGCGAAAGAACTTGGTTTTATAGGTGGGCTAAAAAAACTTGAAAAAGAAGGAATTGCCAAAAAGATAGACGACAAATATATAATTGAATATTTATACTACGGAATCTTAGAAGAGCATATATTTTCAAGGGATGTAGATCTTTATAAATTTGCAATGAGCAAAGGATTTAAAAACTTTGAAGAGTTGGCCAATGCATTGAAATTAGGGTTTGGAGATGCTAATGAATATAGGGATGCCATAAAAAGAGGATTTAAAGATGCTTACGAATACAACGATGCATTAAGCAGGGGCTTTAAAACCGCAGAAGAGTATAGAATTGCAAGAGCCGTAGGAGTTAGTAGCAAAAAGGAACTTGAAGAGTATTTAAAATTAAAAAAAATTTGTGAAAATTTTAGATTAGAAACATTCGAAGAAGGATACTTATTAAAGATCTTAACAAATTTAAATATTGATGAAGAAATAACCCTAAATAAATTATACAATACATTAAAAGAAAAAGAACGGCTTATGAAGATAAAAAAAGATATGCTAAATAAACTTTCTAATTCAACATCTCCACCATGGTATTCTACAAAGTTTACAACTACCGACGATTTAGAGAACTATCTTGAAAATAGCGAAATAATATCCTATCTTGGAGAATATTTAAAAGAAAAAAAAGTTTTTAAGAGAATATATCCTCCAAAACCTTCGAGAAGAATGGTTATCATAGATGCTATCAGTGTTTTGAATAACCCGCATAATATATCTGAACAGGCAATTAGTAATTTAATCAAAAAAATTAAAAACGCAGGATTTAAAAATATTATTGTGGTGATGGATACTGCCACATATTATAAAATAAAAGAGAAAGAGATCTGCAAAATATTGCTAAAAGAATGCGAAATGAAGGTTTTAAACTCGAAAAATGATGCTTATAGATTAATAATCGAATATATCAAAAACTTTGGAGCATTAGTGATTAGCAACGCTTCATTTAAAGATTACATAATGGAAACCAGCGATCATGATTTACCCTATAAAGATATAAAAAATTACATCATACCTTTTATTATAGAAAACGGAGAAATTAACTTAGATATTGAATTACTAAGAAAACTCTACACCGAAGTTGTTACAAAACGAATTGAAAAGATAAAATCAAACGTGGTAGCATGA
- a CDS encoding 30S ribosomal protein S27e, whose product MELIPQPRTKFLKVQCPECNNEQVVFGSPATIVKCLTCGKVLVEPRSGKGKVKAKILEILG is encoded by the coding sequence ATGGAACTGATCCCACAACCAAGAACAAAATTTTTAAAAGTTCAATGTCCAGAATGCAACAACGAGCAAGTTGTATTTGGAAGTCCGGCTACAATTGTCAAGTGTCTTACTTGCGGAAAGGTCTTAGTAGAACCAAGAAGCGGAAAAGGTAAAGTAAAAGCTAAAATATTGGAGATACTGGGTTAA
- a CDS encoding 50S ribosomal protein L44e — translation MKMPKKVKRYCPYCKKHTIHTVEKAKKGKPSELTWGQRQFRRVTSGYGGFPRPLPDRSKPVKRIDLRFKCTECGKMHTKANGCFRSGRFEFVEK, via the coding sequence ATGAAAATGCCGAAAAAAGTTAAAAGATACTGTCCATACTGTAAAAAGCATACAATTCATACAGTAGAAAAGGCAAAAAAAGGGAAACCAAGTGAGTTAACTTGGGGTCAAAGACAGTTCAGAAGAGTTACGTCAGGTTATGGAGGGTTCCCAAGACCTTTACCAGATAGGTCAAAACCAGTTAAAAGAATCGATTTGAGATTTAAATGTACTGAATGTGGAAAAATGCACACAAAGGCAAACGGATGTTTTAGGTCTGGTAGATTTGAATTTGTAGAGAAGTAA
- a CDS encoding DNA replication complex GINS family protein, which produces MKSSPYSSLKKYFFEEIKNDKLLKLPENFYDEVREYIITAEDKEKKRIEYYFKEIRKLRIYKALYLDEERENLLLEELNIITAIENISTELKSEESPKPNEIETPKLIYTINDIDVVKVDKNFPSFTDGSYIYSLNKNDVLSLDRRIASILEKHRIISRIGESYENAEKS; this is translated from the coding sequence ATGAAGTCATCTCCCTACTCTTCTCTAAAAAAATATTTTTTTGAAGAAATAAAAAACGATAAGCTTTTAAAACTACCAGAAAACTTTTATGATGAAGTTAGGGAGTATATAATTACAGCCGAAGATAAAGAAAAAAAGAGGATTGAATACTACTTTAAAGAGATTAGAAAACTTAGGATCTATAAAGCTCTTTATTTGGATGAGGAAAGAGAAAACTTGCTTTTGGAAGAATTAAATATTATAACTGCTATTGAAAATATTTCCACTGAGTTAAAAAGTGAAGAATCTCCAAAACCCAATGAGATTGAGACACCAAAACTTATATATACAATAAACGATATTGATGTTGTAAAGGTCGATAAAAACTTTCCATCATTTACAGACGGCAGTTATATATACTCCCTAAACAAAAATGATGTTCTCTCATTAGATAGAAGGATAGCCAGTATTTTAGAAAAACACAGAATCATCTCAAGAATAGGTGAAAGTTATGAAAATGCCGAAAAAAGTTAA
- a CDS encoding DNA polymerase sliding clamp has product MFRGVMESAKDFKKVVDTISTLLDEICFEVSEEGIKASAMDPSHVALVSLEIPSLAFEEFTADEHEIGIDLEAFKKVMNRAKSKDKLILELDEEKNKLNIIFENTGKRKFSLALLDLSASSVKVPDIEYPNVVVIKGEAFKEALKDADLFSDYVILKVENDKFLIQAKGDLNDFSAEFEKDDAAIVNLEVGEEAKSAFNLDYLMDMVKGVSSGDIIKIYLGNDMPLKMEYSLAGVNLTFLLAPRIEG; this is encoded by the coding sequence ATGTTCAGAGGAGTTATGGAGAGTGCAAAGGACTTTAAAAAAGTTGTTGATACAATTTCAACACTTTTAGATGAGATCTGTTTTGAAGTTAGCGAAGAGGGAATAAAAGCAAGTGCAATGGATCCAAGTCATGTCGCATTAGTTAGTTTAGAAATTCCAAGTTTGGCTTTTGAAGAGTTCACTGCTGACGAACATGAGATCGGTATTGATTTAGAGGCATTTAAAAAAGTGATGAACAGGGCAAAATCAAAAGATAAATTAATATTAGAGTTGGATGAAGAAAAAAATAAATTAAACATCATATTTGAAAACACTGGTAAGAGAAAATTTAGTTTGGCTTTGTTAGATTTATCTGCCTCCTCAGTTAAAGTTCCTGATATAGAATATCCTAACGTAGTGGTTATTAAAGGAGAAGCGTTTAAAGAGGCATTAAAGGACGCAGATCTTTTTAGTGATTATGTAATATTAAAAGTCGAAAACGATAAATTTTTAATTCAAGCTAAGGGAGACCTAAACGATTTTAGTGCAGAATTTGAGAAAGATGACGCTGCAATTGTAAACTTAGAGGTAGGAGAAGAAGCAAAAAGTGCATTTAATTTGGATTATTTAATGGATATGGTTAAAGGAGTTAGTTCAGGAGATATTATCAAGATATACCTTGGAAATGATATGCCTCTGAAAATGGAGTATTCCTTAGCAGGAGTTAATCTAACCTTCCTTTTAGCTCCAAGAATTGAAGGATAA
- a CDS encoding chorismate mutase, which yields MTEELNEIRKKIDEIDSKILELIAKRNSLAKDVAEIKSKMGIPINDEEREKYIYDRIRKLCREHKVDENIGVQIFKILIEHNKHLQKQYLSETQQK from the coding sequence ATGACAGAGGAACTAAATGAAATACGGAAAAAAATAGATGAGATCGACAGCAAGATCTTAGAGTTAATCGCTAAGAGAAACAGTTTAGCTAAGGATGTGGCAGAAATAAAAAGCAAGATGGGCATTCCAATTAATGATGAGGAAAGAGAAAAATATATATACGATAGGATAAGAAAACTTTGTAGAGAACATAAGGTAGATGAAAATATCGGAGTTCAAATATTCAAAATACTTATTGAGCATAACAAGCATCTACAAAAACAGTATTTAAGTGAAACACAACAAAAATAG
- a CDS encoding 30S ribosomal protein S17e, with amino-acid sequence MGRIRQTLIKRTSLELIKKYRDLFTTDFETNKRVLEQVAQISTKRLRNRIAGYITHKMRQLQ; translated from the coding sequence ATGGGAAGGATCAGGCAGACATTGATTAAGAGAACATCATTAGAATTGATTAAAAAATATAGAGATCTGTTTACTACTGATTTTGAAACTAATAAGAGAGTTTTAGAACAAGTTGCTCAAATATCAACAAAAAGATTAAGAAATAGAATTGCAGGATATATAACCCATAAGATGAGACAGCTTCAATAA
- the dapA gene encoding 4-hydroxy-tetrahydrodipicolinate synthase, whose translation MFKGVYPAIITPFKNGEVDFEGLEDHLNFLIENGVSGVVAVGTTGESPTLSHEEHKKVIEKVVDIANGKIQVIAGAGSNCTREAVELSIFAEDVGADAILSITPYYNKPTQEGLKKHFEKIAQSVNIPIVLYNVPSRTALNLEPKTVKVLSEEYSNISAVKEANPNLSQVSELIQNGITVLSGNDELTLPIMSLGGKGVVSVVANIVPREFVEMVDSALKGDFEKAREIHYKLFPLMKAMFIETNPIPVKTALNMMGRPAGELRLPLCEMSSEHKQVLEKILKDLGLI comes from the coding sequence ATGTTTAAAGGGGTCTATCCCGCCATTATAACTCCTTTTAAAAATGGAGAAGTGGACTTTGAAGGATTGGAAGATCATTTAAACTTTTTAATTGAAAATGGAGTGAGTGGAGTTGTAGCTGTTGGAACTACCGGAGAGAGTCCAACATTATCACATGAAGAACATAAAAAAGTTATTGAAAAAGTAGTGGATATAGCAAATGGTAAGATTCAGGTTATTGCAGGTGCAGGTTCAAATTGCACAAGAGAGGCGGTAGAACTTTCTATTTTTGCTGAGGATGTTGGAGCAGATGCAATATTATCAATAACCCCTTATTACAATAAACCAACCCAGGAAGGGTTAAAAAAGCATTTCGAAAAGATCGCTCAATCAGTAAATATTCCAATTGTTTTGTATAATGTCCCATCAAGAACTGCCTTAAACTTAGAACCAAAAACAGTTAAAGTACTATCAGAAGAATACAGCAATATTTCAGCAGTTAAAGAGGCGAATCCTAACTTATCCCAAGTTTCAGAATTAATTCAAAATGGAATAACTGTTCTATCCGGAAACGATGAGTTAACTCTCCCAATAATGTCTTTGGGTGGAAAGGGAGTGGTTAGTGTAGTGGCAAATATTGTTCCAAGGGAGTTCGTTGAGATGGTTGATTCAGCATTAAAAGGAGATTTTGAAAAAGCAAGGGAGATCCATTATAAATTATTCCCACTGATGAAGGCAATGTTTATAGAAACCAACCCAATTCCAGTTAAAACAGCCCTAAATATGATGGGAAGGCCAGCGGGAGAGTTGAGATTACCACTATGTGAGATGAGTAGTGAACATAAACAAGTGTTAGAAAAAATATTAAAAGACCTTGGTTTAATCTAA
- the gatC gene encoding Asp-tRNA(Asn) amidotransferase subunit GatC: MNEKQIEKIRREAEEIVEKFSKVLEEFNLEMEESYYIIESRNVLREDNAVEADPNFREKFLKIAPKTNKEGYIIVEKGSWLK; this comes from the coding sequence TTGAATGAAAAACAGATTGAAAAGATAAGAAGAGAAGCAGAAGAGATCGTTGAAAAATTTAGTAAAGTTTTGGAAGAGTTTAACTTAGAGATGGAAGAGAGTTATTATATCATAGAGAGTAGAAATGTGTTAAGAGAGGATAATGCAGTAGAAGCAGATCCAAATTTCAGGGAGAAATTCTTAAAAATTGCTCCTAAGACCAACAAGGAAGGGTATATTATTGTAGAAAAAGGAAGTTGGCTAAAATAA
- a CDS encoding 50S ribosomal protein L41e, with translation MKRSSRRWKKKGRMRWKWYKKRLRRLKRERKRARA, from the coding sequence ATAAAGAGGAGTTCAAGAAGATGGAAGAAAAAAGGAAGAATGAGATGGAAGTGGTATAAAAAAAGATTAAGAAGGTTAAAAAGAGAGAGAAAAAGAGCAAGAGCTTAA
- a CDS encoding Rrf2 family transcriptional regulator, whose protein sequence is MKVSGLTKKIMEHLKEPTTTKDLAKQLNIHPKNIDAKIRVLRDLGLVETKKGRNGGIKLTKEGLILLEKGEISLSALKLQIVAKDRIGLLADISSRISKIGGNITSTVLEREGDRVVIYLVIDGVEEKEINNALRGLVDKISIIW, encoded by the coding sequence ATGAAAGTTAGTGGTTTAACTAAAAAGATCATGGAGCATTTAAAAGAGCCCACAACAACAAAAGACCTCGCAAAGCAATTAAACATCCATCCCAAAAATATTGATGCAAAAATTAGGGTTTTGAGAGATCTTGGACTTGTTGAAACAAAAAAAGGCAGAAATGGAGGAATTAAATTAACAAAAGAAGGTTTAATTTTACTGGAAAAAGGAGAAATATCTCTAAGTGCTTTAAAACTACAAATAGTTGCAAAGGATAGAATTGGTTTATTAGCCGATATTTCCTCAAGAATATCAAAAATTGGAGGAAATATTACATCAACAGTTCTTGAAAGGGAGGGAGATAGAGTTGTCATATATCTTGTTATAGATGGTGTAGAGGAAAAAGAAATAAATAACGCATTAAGAGGATTAGTAGATAAAATATCCATTATCTGGTGA